Sequence from the Undibacterium piscinae genome:
TACGCCGGTGTCAGATCAAACCGTATCCTTTCGAGAATTTAGAGAATAATCATGACAGCCTATATCCTGCGCCGTTTATGGCAAATGGCTCCCACCATGCTGGGAGTAATCCTGCTGGTGTTTTTCCTGTTTAACTGGGTAGGCGGCGACCCTGCCTACATTCTGGCCGGCAAAATGTCGAACGCCGAACAGATCGCCAATATCCGCAGTCAGTTGGGCATAGACCAGCCCTACTACGTTCAGCTATGGATATTCATCAAACAGATTGTCACCTTTGATTTCGGCAATAGCTGGAGTACCGGTGAAGCGGTTTCCTCCATCATCGGCAGTCGCCTGGGGCCCTCGTTGACGGTCCTGATACCGCTGACCATCATAGAAACCGTAATAGCGATTGCGCTGGCTCTGGCAATTGCCTTCAAGCGCGGCAGCTTCACCGACCGCGGTGTGATGATCGCCTGCACGGTCGGCATGTCGATCAGCATACTGGTCTACATCATCGTCGGTCAGTATTTCTTTGCCTACCAACTCGGCCTGTTTCCGGTGCAGGGTTGGGGTAACAATTTTACCGAAAACCTGTTTAAGTATTCCGCCCTGCCGATACTGATCGCGATGGCAGTCGGCGTCGCTCCCAACCTGCGCTTGTTCCGTACCTTTGTGCTCGATGAAGTCAATCAGGATTACGTACGTACCGCGCGCGCCAAAGGTGTCCCTGAGCACCGCGTGAAATGGGTGCACGTGTTACGCAACGCTTCCATCCCCATCATTACGCACGTCATGTCCAATCTGCCCTCACTATTGATAGGCGCTTTTCTGATCGAGCGCTTTTTCTCGATTCCGGGCATAGGCCGTGAAGTCATCCTGGCCGTTGAGCGCAGTGACTTCCCCGTGATTAAGGCCATTACCGTCTACGTCGCCGCAGCCACCATGCTGTTCAATCTGTTGACTGACCTGATGTATCAGGCAGTTGATCCGCGCGTACAGTTGAAATAAGGATCATCCATGAACAATTCACCAAATAACAATTCCGTTTCACCTGGACTGTGGGCTCTGGCATGGCGCCGCCTGCGCGCCGATAAGGTAGCGATGATCGCGCTAAGCATAGTCAGCGCCTTCATGCTTATTTTGATACTCTCTGGCACCGGCATGATCGCCGCCGACTGGGAGCAGGAAAGCGGTGTCAGCTATGCGCCACCGGGCTTTGTCGGCGCCGATACTGCCGGTGCAAAAACGCAGGCGGAGGCACCGCCGCCGGACAATCCGCTCGACCCGCTAGCCGATATCTTACGCCAATTACGCAAGATGCCCGATAGCCAGATCCCCGTGATCGTCGATGACTACGGTATTACTGATCCGCTCGCCAAAGAGATCAGCGAAATTAATGCTGATCTAGCGAAAACCGGCAAAGCCAGCGTCGCCGAACGCTTAACCACCCTGCCATTTGGTGCCGATAAATGGGGCCACGACATCATCAAGAAAACTATCAAGGGTGCCGAGACCTCCATCGTAGTCGGGATCGTCGCCGCTTTCCTGGCGACCTTGCTCGGCACCTTGTTTGGTGCCTTCTCCGGCTATTTCGGCGGCCGTGTCGATGATTTCTTTAACTGGTTTTACAGCATCTTCACTTCTATTCCCTACTTGCTATTGATCTTGTCTGTAGCGGCGGTATTGCAACAGAAAGGGATCACAACCATTATCCTGATCCTTGCCTTCACCGGCTGGACCGGTCCTTTCCGCCTGATCCGCGCCGAATACATGAAGCACAAATCGCGTGAATATGTGTGGGCGGCAGACGCCATAGGCGCTTCGCATTTCCGCAAGATGTTCATCCATATTTTTCCTAACATCAGCCATGTGGCGCTGGTGCAAGTGTCGATACTGGTAGTCGGTTTTATTAAGTCTGAGGTGATCTTGAGTTTCCTTGGCTTTGGCGTGCCGGTCGGCGTGGTGTCCTGGGGCAGCATGCTCAACGAGGCGCAGAACGAATTAATACTGGGTAAATGGTGGCAACTGGCGGCTGCAACCGGCGCCATGGCAGTACTGGTGACTGCCTTCTCGCTGTTCACCGATGCGCTGCGCGATGCGCTAGACCCTAAGCTGAAATAAGGACCATCATGAAAACAGATGCATTATTACAAGTTGACAATCTGCGCGTGTCTTTTCGAGTCAACAAAAAAGACAGCGTAGAAACGGTTAAGGGAATTTCCTTCGAGATCCCGCGCAACGCTACCGTTGCTTTGGTGGGGGAATCTGGTAGCGGCAAGTCGGTCAGTTCGCTGGCAATCATGGGCTTATTGCCTGCGGATACCTCCAGCATCGCTGCCGATAGCAAAATTATGTTTGAAGGCAGAAGCTTGCTGGAAATGACGATAGACCAAAGACGCCAGCTGTGCGGCAAGGAAATCTCCATGATCTTCCAGGAGCCCATGACCTCGCTTAATCCGGTATTTACGGTCGGCTTTCAGATCGCTGAAGTACTGCAACTGCATATGGGCATGAACGCCAAACAGGCACGCGTGCGCGCGATTGCCTTACTGGAAGAAGTCGGCATTCCTGATCCGGCCAACAAAGTTGACGCCTACCCCAGCCAGATGTCGGGCGGCCAGCAGCAGCGCGTGATGATTGCCATGGCGATCGCCTGCGAACCTAAATTACTGATTGCCGATGAGCCCACTACAGCGCTCGACGTCACCATCCAAAAACAAATTATCGATCTGATAGAAGCTCTGCGGGTAAAGCATAAGATGTCAGTGCTGTTTATCACCCATGATCTGGCATTGGTAGGAGAAATCGCCGATCACGTGATCGTCATGCGCAATGGCGAGATCCGCGAAGCGGGCAAGGTCAGGCAAATATTTGATGAGCCCAAAGACACTTACACGCAAGCGCTGCTGCATTGCCGCCCTACCTTAGACAGCCGGCCATGGCGGCTGCCGGTGATTGCCGATTTCATCAGCAATCAGGGTGCCGCCACAGAACAAAAACAGCGCCCGCGTGGACTGAAAGGCGATGAGGATATCGTGCTGGAAGTGAATAATCTAGGCAAGAGCTTTTACACGCGCGAAGGCTTTTTCGGCAAGAAAGAATTCCGGGCGGTAGAGAACGTCTCCTTCAAGCTGGCCCGCGGCAAGACTTTGGGGGTGGTCGGCGAATCCGGTTCCGGCAAGACCACCGTGGGTCTGACCCTGATGCGCCTGCATCAGGCAAGCAGCGGTCAGGCGATCTTTGAAGGCAAAGATATCTTGTCGATGTCGAACAAGGATTTTTTACCCTACAAGCGCCGCATACAGATCATCTTTCAAAACCCTTATGCCTCACTCAACCCGCGCTTTACCATAGGCCAGATCCTGATGGAACCTATGCAAATCCATCGTATCGGTAACAATGATGGTGAAAGAGCCAAAATGGCGCTAGCCCTGCTCGACAAGGTCAACTTGCCGGCCGCTTCTTTCCACCGCTATCCGCATGAATTTTCCGGTGGACAACGCCAGCGTATCGCGATTGCGCGCTGCCTGACCATGAAACCGGAAGTGCTGATCTGTGACGAATCGGTGTCTGCGCTGGACGTCTCGGTACAGGCGCAAGTGCTTAACCTGCTACAGGACTTACAGGAAGAATTTGATCTCTCGTATATCTTTATCTCGCATGATCTGGCAGTAGTCAAATACATCGCCGATCAGGTAATGGTAATGAACCAGGGCAAAGTGGTGGAACTGGCCAACTCCGACGATCTGTATCTCAATCCGCAACAGGCGTACACCAAGACCCTGCTCAAGGCGATACCACGCGGTTTGCAGCATTGCAGCATTGACTCTGCAGTCCAATATTTGAACTCTGCTTTCTGCGCATGGCAGCGACTTTGCGTCGCCTTTCTTTGCTTCCGTTTCTTTGGGCGACAGCCCTCCATGTCAGGATAGATGTCGCCTCACTTAATATGATAAAAAGATGGAGGGCGGAAGTCAGGGTAAGATGAAACGTATTCGATATACAGCAGAACAAAGGGAATGGGCGGTTCAACAAATGATGCCCCCGTTAAACCGAGCAGTGGTGGAATTAGCAAAGGCCACGGGAATTACTACAGTGACGCTACGTGTTTGGCAGAACGTGGCGCGTGAGGAAGGAAGAATTGTGCCTGGAGATGGTAAACAAAGTGATCGCTGGTCCAGCACGGACAAATTTCGCATCGTGCTAGAGGCTGCAGCACTAAGTGAAGTAGAGCTATCGGTGTATTGCAGAACCAAAGGCGTCTATCCAGAACAAGTGACGCAATGGCGTTTAGCCTGCGAGCAGACCAATGGACAATTGGTGCAGACTAAACCAGATGCCTCACAGACAAAACGCATTGGCGAACTGGAACGCGCCTTAAAAAAGAAAGATGCTGAGTTGGCAGAGTCGGCGGCGCTGCTTGTTTTAAGAAAAAAAGCCGAGGCGATCTGGGGGAAGGAAAAGGACGAATGATCAAAGCCCCAGATCGCCTTGAAGCCCTGACATTGATTAATGAAGCGGTTGCCGCTGGCGCGCGCCAAGACCTTGCTTGCGACATGCTGGGGTTGAGTGTGCGCACCCTACAGCGGTGGCGGCATTCACCACAAGATCGGCGGCCTGATACCATGCATCAGTGTCCTGCAAATAAGCTCAATCAAGCAGAACGTGAGGCATTGTTGGCAGCAGCTAACTGCGCCGAATACGCCAGCATGACGCCGCATCAGATTGTTCCCAAGTTGGCCGACAAAGGAATTTATCTGGCATCGGAATCGACATTTTACCGCGTCATGAAAGCAGCTAATCAAGGACAGCGAAGGGGGCGAAGTAAGAGCCCGCAGAAACGGCCATTGACAACGCATCAAGCAGATGGACCTAACCAAGTGTGGTGCTGGGATATCACCTGGCTACCAAGCACGGTCAAGGGTAGATTCTTTTATTGGTACATGATGAAAGACATCTATAGCCGTAAGCTGGTGGTCAATGAAGTGCATGAAAACGAATCGTCAGAACATGCCAGTCACTTGTTGTGGCGCGGTTGTTTGCGTGAACAAATAGCCGGCAAACCACTGGTGCTGCATTCCGACAATGGCACGGCTATGAAAGGGGCGAACATGCTCTCCGCCATGTACGATCTTGGTGTGGTTCCGTCTTTTAGCCGACCACGTGTCAGCAACGATAACGCCTACGCCGAAGCATTATTTCGTACTGCGAAGTATTGCCCGCAGTGGCCAGAACGGCCATTCGACACCTTGGAAGAAGCGCGTCTCTGGGTACATGAATTCGTCAAATGGTATAACGAAGAACATTGCCATAGCGGCTTGAAATACGTCACTCCAGATCAGCGCCATCGTGGGCAAGCAAGTGTGTTACTTCAGCAGCGTGCACAGGTCTATCAACTAGCCCGTAAAAAAAATCCTCGACGCTGGTCTGGAGAAACGAGAGATTGGACATTAGGCAGTACTGTCTACTTGAATCCTGAACGAGCTCAGATGCAAGAGAAAGATTATATGAAAGCAGCTTAATTTTAAACATTAAAGCGACAACTAGCTTGACACACACCGGAAGCAAGAAAAGGAAGTAGCTACCGGGCTACCCCCGGTCGGCAATCGCACATTCAACGACAGAAATGGAAATAAAACCAGGCAATAGCAAACCAAAAACAGCATGCCGCCCATTACGCATTTCCATTGCGGCTCGCAGGCCAGTGTGCTTGAAAAGAATCGCATGTAATATGCGTAGTGGCCGGATGCTTTTGAGAATTTCCATACGGCGCAATAGATGAAGCCGATTACGCCTTACCGAGTTGAATTAGAATAAAATACGTCAACGAAAGACCTGACCCCGCGCACAACGTGACCCCGCGCACAAGTGCTTACAATCCCCAGTGTGACCGACACACAGGCGGTTCAGTCCAACAAGGTTTATCCGCCGCAAGCAGGTCGCGGATCTTATTTTTGCGTTCCGGTGCGGCGGATAAACGCTATTCGTTATGCATTTTTGAGACATTGGAGAAAATTATGAAATTACTCAATAAGGAAGAATTCGAGAAGGCTGCCGGAACGCCACTTTTCCACAATCGAGACTTCTCTCTTTATGATGGCGCCCCATATGATTGCGTTTGCGGTGCAAAACATCACTTTAGCCAATTCTCTGGACAACATTTCGCGTCAACAGGGGGTAGCGCTAAGTTCATGGTTCAGTGCCTAGATAACCAAAATGCGGCAACACTGATTAAAACGAAAAATAAATTTCTGATTTTTTTTGATCGCTTTGTTTCCCTAGCTGGTTGTATGGAATAAAAAATAGAACATTCGAAAATTAACCTGTAAACGGAAAAAGCGGTGGCTAGATTGATAGGAAAATTAATTGGCATGATTGTTAATATAATCATGATTCCAATCGTTGTTGTGCTCGCCATTCCAATAGGAATATTAAAAGCTAGGCGGGCTCAAAAAAGTAGGCTTCTTTTTACTGGTGAAGAACAAGCTTTGTTAGCGAAGGCACAGAGG
This genomic interval carries:
- a CDS encoding ABC transporter permease; this translates as MTAYILRRLWQMAPTMLGVILLVFFLFNWVGGDPAYILAGKMSNAEQIANIRSQLGIDQPYYVQLWIFIKQIVTFDFGNSWSTGEAVSSIIGSRLGPSLTVLIPLTIIETVIAIALALAIAFKRGSFTDRGVMIACTVGMSISILVYIIVGQYFFAYQLGLFPVQGWGNNFTENLFKYSALPILIAMAVGVAPNLRLFRTFVLDEVNQDYVRTARAKGVPEHRVKWVHVLRNASIPIITHVMSNLPSLLIGAFLIERFFSIPGIGREVILAVERSDFPVIKAITVYVAAATMLFNLLTDLMYQAVDPRVQLK
- a CDS encoding ABC transporter permease — protein: MNNSPNNNSVSPGLWALAWRRLRADKVAMIALSIVSAFMLILILSGTGMIAADWEQESGVSYAPPGFVGADTAGAKTQAEAPPPDNPLDPLADILRQLRKMPDSQIPVIVDDYGITDPLAKEISEINADLAKTGKASVAERLTTLPFGADKWGHDIIKKTIKGAETSIVVGIVAAFLATLLGTLFGAFSGYFGGRVDDFFNWFYSIFTSIPYLLLILSVAAVLQQKGITTIILILAFTGWTGPFRLIRAEYMKHKSREYVWAADAIGASHFRKMFIHIFPNISHVALVQVSILVVGFIKSEVILSFLGFGVPVGVVSWGSMLNEAQNELILGKWWQLAAATGAMAVLVTAFSLFTDALRDALDPKLK
- a CDS encoding ABC transporter ATP-binding protein translates to MKTDALLQVDNLRVSFRVNKKDSVETVKGISFEIPRNATVALVGESGSGKSVSSLAIMGLLPADTSSIAADSKIMFEGRSLLEMTIDQRRQLCGKEISMIFQEPMTSLNPVFTVGFQIAEVLQLHMGMNAKQARVRAIALLEEVGIPDPANKVDAYPSQMSGGQQQRVMIAMAIACEPKLLIADEPTTALDVTIQKQIIDLIEALRVKHKMSVLFITHDLALVGEIADHVIVMRNGEIREAGKVRQIFDEPKDTYTQALLHCRPTLDSRPWRLPVIADFISNQGAATEQKQRPRGLKGDEDIVLEVNNLGKSFYTREGFFGKKEFRAVENVSFKLARGKTLGVVGESGSGKTTVGLTLMRLHQASSGQAIFEGKDILSMSNKDFLPYKRRIQIIFQNPYASLNPRFTIGQILMEPMQIHRIGNNDGERAKMALALLDKVNLPAASFHRYPHEFSGGQRQRIAIARCLTMKPEVLICDESVSALDVSVQAQVLNLLQDLQEEFDLSYIFISHDLAVVKYIADQVMVMNQGKVVELANSDDLYLNPQQAYTKTLLKAIPRGLQHCSIDSAVQYLNSAFCAWQRLCVAFLCFRFFGRQPSMSG